The Kitasatospora paranensis genome has a window encoding:
- a CDS encoding TerD family protein has translation MTVNLGKGQKVDLGKPGGGTLEVVRMGLGWQAAPRKGFLAKLMAREIDLDASAVLFAGRKPVDVVYFQHLNSSDGSVRHSGDNLTGGAGQGADDESITVHLGKVPAQVDQIVFTVNSFTGQTFQDVENAFCRLVDESTGQELARYTLTGGGRHTAQIMAKMTRAGSGWQMTAIGAPTNGRTFQDLIPDIEQHL, from the coding sequence ATGACGGTGAACCTCGGCAAGGGCCAGAAGGTCGACCTCGGCAAGCCGGGCGGCGGCACGCTGGAGGTGGTGCGGATGGGCCTCGGCTGGCAGGCCGCACCGCGCAAGGGCTTCCTCGCCAAGCTGATGGCCCGGGAGATCGACCTCGACGCCTCCGCGGTCCTCTTCGCCGGGCGCAAGCCCGTCGACGTGGTCTACTTCCAGCACCTGAACAGCTCGGACGGGTCCGTCCGGCACAGCGGCGACAACCTCACCGGCGGCGCCGGACAGGGCGCCGACGACGAGTCGATCACCGTGCACCTGGGCAAGGTCCCGGCTCAGGTCGACCAGATCGTCTTCACGGTGAACTCCTTCACCGGCCAGACCTTCCAGGACGTCGAGAACGCGTTCTGCCGGCTGGTCGACGAATCCACCGGGCAGGAGCTCGCCCGCTACACGCTCACCGGCGGCGGCCGGCACACGGCGCAGATCATGGCCAAGATGACCCGCGCCGGCAGCGGCTGGCAGATGACGGCGATCGGGGCGCCGACCAACGGCCGCACCTTCCAGGACCTCATCCCGGACATCGAGCAGCACCTCTGA
- a CDS encoding PadR family transcriptional regulator produces MSLPHAILTALLERPSSGLELTRRFDRSIGYFWSATHQQIYRELGRLEKDGLIRAVPQPPSRGRRKEYEVLPAGRAALTGWIAHDQDPKPIRDPLLLRLRAAAAVGSGAELGGELRRHLDLHLRQLAEYREIEERDFTAPQGGAERRIQHLVLQAGIGLETFWVEWLRAAAEVLPAPEDGPDGTDGTDGD; encoded by the coding sequence ATGTCGCTGCCGCACGCCATCCTCACCGCCCTGCTGGAGCGACCCTCCTCGGGGCTGGAGCTGACGCGCCGTTTCGACCGGTCGATCGGCTACTTCTGGTCCGCGACGCACCAGCAGATCTACCGCGAGCTCGGGCGGCTGGAGAAGGACGGGCTGATCCGCGCGGTGCCGCAGCCGCCGAGCCGGGGCCGCCGCAAGGAGTACGAGGTGCTGCCCGCGGGCCGGGCCGCGCTGACCGGGTGGATCGCCCACGACCAGGACCCGAAGCCGATCCGCGACCCGCTGCTGCTGCGCCTGCGGGCCGCCGCCGCGGTCGGTTCCGGCGCGGAGCTCGGCGGGGAGCTGCGCCGCCACCTCGACCTGCACCTGCGGCAGCTGGCCGAGTACCGGGAGATCGAGGAGCGCGACTTCACCGCGCCGCAGGGCGGTGCGGAGCGGCGGATCCAGCACCTCGTCCTGCAGGCCGGGATCGGGCTGGAGACGTTCTGGGTGGAGTGGCTGCGGGCCGCCGCGGAGGTGCTGCCCGCCCCGGAGGACGGGCCGGACGGAACGGACGGAACGGACGGCGACTGA
- a CDS encoding M16 family metallopeptidase: MVTHTEVDGIETVLAPMSGPLRAGLMFRVGRADETLATAGITHLVEHLALHRHGLADFHYNGATAATETHFLVQGTPAEVVSYLNGVCAALRDLPLDRLDVEKEILRTEAAGRGTGSRLPLWRHGAQSYGLLAFPEFGLHRIGAEEVTDWAAEWFTRQNCVLWITADELPEGLSLTLPEGERRAAPEATSALPQSPAYFTGEEAGVVLHAVVERSTAAQVFADLLGRALFRELRQEGGLSYQAAGDYSPRDGGSAVVTAVADALPAKREAVLGGFVDVLAALRMGRIEPAELDSVRNRALEELNSHETEAAGLPGLARDLLLGRPAVDRDRARAAVEALTVADMRRVAGEVWDAALLMTPSGTSADWAGFHAAPTTSGERVAGRHWPSLAREGFGIVIGDDGVSMVGPDGQATVRYDACAAVLTLPDGARRLIGTDAITVDVEPTLYGIPAGEIARIDAALPPTAVVPLPARSADRIPQPPAGKARGGVRGGVRSGIWYGALADRFVNASDPLLGVAFLCLLGTLAAGNAGDTPVAVALAIGVLLAAGPLTAVRTVRRIHARR, encoded by the coding sequence ATGGTCACGCACACCGAGGTCGACGGCATCGAGACCGTCCTCGCACCGATGAGCGGCCCGCTGCGCGCCGGTCTGATGTTCCGGGTCGGCCGCGCCGACGAGACGCTCGCGACCGCCGGCATCACCCACCTCGTCGAGCATCTGGCCCTGCACCGGCACGGCCTGGCCGACTTCCACTACAACGGTGCGACCGCGGCCACCGAGACGCACTTCCTCGTCCAGGGCACCCCGGCCGAGGTGGTCTCCTACCTGAACGGGGTATGCGCCGCCCTGCGCGACCTGCCGCTGGACCGGCTGGACGTCGAGAAGGAGATCCTGCGGACCGAGGCGGCGGGCCGCGGAACGGGCAGCCGGCTGCCGCTGTGGCGCCACGGCGCGCAGTCGTACGGGCTGCTCGCCTTCCCCGAGTTCGGCCTGCACCGGATCGGCGCCGAGGAGGTCACCGACTGGGCCGCGGAGTGGTTCACCCGGCAGAACTGCGTGCTGTGGATCACCGCCGACGAGCTGCCGGAGGGCCTCTCGCTGACGCTGCCCGAGGGAGAGCGCCGGGCGGCACCGGAGGCGACCTCGGCGCTCCCGCAGAGCCCGGCGTACTTCACCGGCGAGGAGGCCGGCGTGGTGCTTCACGCCGTGGTCGAGCGCAGCACGGCGGCGCAGGTCTTCGCCGACCTGCTCGGGCGGGCGCTGTTCCGCGAGCTGCGCCAGGAGGGCGGCCTGTCCTACCAGGCGGCCGGGGACTACAGCCCGCGCGACGGCGGGTCCGCCGTGGTCACCGCCGTCGCGGACGCGCTGCCGGCCAAGCGCGAGGCCGTGCTCGGCGGGTTCGTGGACGTCCTCGCCGCCCTGCGGATGGGCCGGATCGAGCCGGCCGAGCTCGACTCCGTCCGCAACCGGGCCCTGGAGGAGCTGAACAGCCACGAGACGGAGGCCGCGGGACTGCCGGGCCTGGCCCGGGATCTGCTGCTCGGCCGTCCCGCCGTCGACCGCGACCGGGCCCGTGCCGCGGTGGAGGCGCTGACCGTCGCCGACATGCGCCGGGTGGCCGGGGAGGTGTGGGACGCCGCGCTGCTGATGACACCGTCCGGGACGAGCGCCGACTGGGCCGGCTTCCATGCGGCACCGACCACGTCCGGGGAGCGGGTGGCCGGGCGCCACTGGCCGTCCCTGGCCCGCGAGGGCTTCGGGATCGTCATCGGCGACGACGGGGTGAGCATGGTCGGCCCCGACGGGCAGGCGACGGTCCGTTACGACGCGTGCGCCGCCGTCCTGACCCTGCCGGACGGCGCCCGCCGCCTCATCGGGACGGACGCGATCACCGTGGATGTGGAGCCCACGCTGTACGGGATCCCCGCAGGCGAGATCGCCCGGATCGACGCGGCGCTGCCGCCCACCGCCGTGGTGCCGCTCCCGGCCCGCTCCGCGGACCGGATCCCGCAGCCGCCCGCCGGGAAGGCCCGGGGCGGCGTCCGGGGCGGCGTCCGGAGCGGCATCTGGTACGGCGCGCTCGCGGACCGGTTCGTGAACGCCTCGGACCCGCTGCTGGGCGTCGCCTTCCTCTGCCTGCTCGGGACGCTGGCCGCGGGGAACGCCGGGGACACCCCGGTCGCGGTCGCCCTCGCGATCGGCGTGCTGCTGGCGGCGGGGCCGCTGACGGCGGTCCGCACGGTGCGCCGGATCCACGCCCGACGCTGA